In one Streptomyces sp. NBC_01288 genomic region, the following are encoded:
- a CDS encoding helix-turn-helix transcriptional regulator — protein sequence MTTMAQETVTGATVGAVTEVAGAPGGAPQTASTVRRHELAAFLRHRREHIAPEQVGLPRGTRRRTPGLRREEVAQLAAVGVTWYTWLEQARDIQVSVQVLDALARTLFLDGSERSHLFQLAGAIDPQPATSCAVVTPALQAMLDQLDPIPACLQNSRYDILAYNRTYGMLLCDLDAVPPEDRNCMILSYTHEEWQSSIVHLEKSQRLMAARFRGSMADHLADPTWKTLLKRLRTSPEFCEVWDRHEVMGASPRRKEFRNTHVGRITVDHTDLWLGPARGPRMVTYAPANEESRERLERLHALAQAR from the coding sequence ATGACGACGATGGCACAGGAGACGGTGACGGGGGCGACGGTCGGCGCGGTGACCGAGGTGGCCGGTGCTCCGGGGGGCGCTCCGCAGACCGCGTCCACGGTCCGGCGGCATGAACTCGCCGCGTTCCTGCGCCACCGCCGCGAGCACATCGCCCCCGAGCAGGTCGGCCTGCCGCGCGGCACCCGGCGCCGCACACCCGGCCTGCGCCGCGAGGAGGTCGCGCAGCTCGCCGCGGTCGGGGTCACCTGGTACACGTGGCTCGAACAGGCCCGGGACATCCAGGTCTCGGTACAGGTCCTCGACGCCCTCGCCCGCACCCTGTTCCTGGACGGCAGCGAACGCTCCCACCTCTTCCAGCTGGCCGGTGCGATCGACCCCCAGCCGGCCACGAGCTGCGCGGTCGTCACGCCCGCCCTCCAGGCGATGCTGGACCAGTTGGACCCGATCCCGGCCTGCCTCCAGAACAGCCGGTACGACATCCTCGCCTACAACCGCACCTACGGAATGCTGCTCTGCGACCTGGACGCGGTACCGCCCGAGGACCGCAACTGCATGATCCTCTCCTACACGCACGAGGAGTGGCAGTCGTCGATCGTGCACCTGGAGAAGAGCCAGCGCCTCATGGCCGCCCGCTTCCGGGGCTCGATGGCCGACCACCTCGCCGACCCCACCTGGAAGACCCTCCTCAAGCGCCTGCGCACGTCCCCCGAGTTCTGCGAGGTCTGGGACCGCCACGAGGTCATGGGCGCCAGCCCCCGCCGCAAGGAGTTCCGCAACACCCACGTGGGCCGCATCACGGTCGACCACACCGACCTGTGGCTGGGCCCGGCAAGGGGACCGAGGATGGTGACCTACGCCCCGGCGAACGAGGAGTCGAGGGAGCGCTTGGAGCGCCTGCACGCACTGGCACAGGCGAGGTAG
- a CDS encoding MFS transporter, translated as MPELSHRRRQLVLAICCMSLLIVSLDVTILNVALPAMQTDLHASTSGLQWTIDAYTLVLASLLMLAGSTADRIGRKRVFIAGLVVFSLGSLLCSLAPDLDALIWFRMIQAVGGSMLNPVAMSIITNTFTEPRERARAIGVWGAVVGISMAAGPLIGGLLVDSVGWRSIFWINLPVGLAALLLTLKFIPESRAPKARRADPVGQLLVIALFGSLTYAIIEAPSAGFTSILPFAILALAALAGLLWYEPRRDEPLIDLRFFRSAPFSGATVIAVSAFSALGGFLFLSTLYLQNVVGLDALHAGLWMLPMAVPTFLCAPISGRLVGSRGPRISLLIAGTAMTASAVMFAGFEAETSGVSRFIGYALFGIGFGFVNAPITNTAVSGMPRAQAGVAAAVASTSRQLGQTLGVAVVGAVLASGIGASSYKETFVSAARPGWWILVACGLAVLVLGAVTSGAWARRTAERTADKLSSVEVREAARISA; from the coding sequence ATGCCCGAGCTCAGCCACCGCCGCCGACAGCTGGTGCTCGCGATCTGCTGCATGAGTCTGCTGATCGTGAGCCTGGACGTGACCATCCTGAACGTCGCGCTGCCCGCGATGCAGACCGATCTGCACGCCTCGACCTCCGGTCTTCAGTGGACGATCGACGCGTACACCCTGGTCCTGGCCTCCCTGCTGATGCTGGCGGGCTCCACGGCCGACCGGATCGGCCGCAAACGGGTCTTCATCGCCGGCCTGGTGGTCTTCAGCCTCGGCTCGCTGCTCTGCTCCCTCGCGCCGGATCTGGACGCGCTGATCTGGTTCCGCATGATCCAGGCGGTCGGCGGCTCGATGCTCAACCCGGTCGCCATGTCGATCATCACCAACACCTTCACCGAGCCGCGCGAGCGTGCCCGGGCGATCGGTGTGTGGGGCGCGGTCGTCGGCATATCGATGGCCGCCGGTCCGCTGATCGGCGGGCTGCTCGTGGACTCGGTCGGCTGGCGCTCGATCTTCTGGATCAACCTGCCGGTGGGCCTGGCCGCGCTGCTGCTCACGCTGAAGTTCATCCCCGAGTCCCGCGCGCCCAAGGCCCGCCGTGCCGACCCGGTCGGCCAGCTCCTGGTGATCGCCCTGTTCGGCTCCCTGACGTACGCGATCATCGAGGCGCCGAGCGCCGGGTTCACCTCGATCCTGCCGTTCGCGATCCTCGCGCTGGCCGCCCTCGCCGGGCTCCTCTGGTATGAGCCGCGGCGCGACGAACCCCTCATCGACCTGCGCTTCTTCCGTTCGGCGCCCTTCAGTGGGGCGACGGTGATCGCCGTCAGCGCGTTCTCGGCGCTGGGTGGCTTCCTGTTCCTGTCCACGCTGTATCTGCAGAACGTGGTCGGTCTCGACGCGCTGCACGCCGGTCTGTGGATGCTGCCGATGGCTGTTCCCACGTTCCTCTGCGCGCCGATCTCCGGGCGGCTGGTCGGTAGTCGGGGGCCGCGGATATCCCTGCTGATCGCGGGGACGGCGATGACGGCGAGTGCGGTGATGTTCGCGGGGTTCGAGGCGGAGACGTCCGGGGTCTCGCGGTTCATCGGGTACGCGTTGTTCGGGATCGGGTTCGGTTTTGTGAACGCGCCGATCACGAATACGGCGGTGTCCGGGATGCCTCGGGCTCAGGCCGGGGTCGCGGCGGCGGTTGCTTCCACGAGTCGGCAGTTGGGGCAGACGCTGGGGGTTGCCGTGGTCGGGGCGGTGTTGGCTTCCGGGATCGGGGCGTCGTCGTACAAGGAGACGTTTGTTTCTGCGGCTCGGCCCGGGTGGTGGATCCTCGTTGCCTGCGGGTTGGCTGTGCTGGTGTTGGGGGCGGTGACGAGTGGGGCTTGGGCTCGGCGGACCGCTGAGCGTACGGCTGACAAGTTGTCGTCTGTTGAAGTACGCGAGGCTGCGCGTATCAGCGCTTAG
- the dusB gene encoding tRNA dihydrouridine synthase DusB — translation MSTPVSAPVSPPVSPAVTPTVTPLQVGPHTVSPPVVLAPMAGITNAPFRTLCREFSGGKGLFVSEMITTRALVERNDKTMQLIRFDATETPRSIQLYGVDPATVGKAVRMIAEEGLADHIDLNFGCPVPKVTRKGGGSALPYKRNLLRAILKEAVSGAGDLPVTMKMRKGIDDDHITFLDAGRIAVEEGVTSIALHGRTAAQHYGGTADWDAIARLKEHVPEIPVLGNGDIWSAQDALRMVRETGCDGVVVGRGCLGRPWLFADLVAAFEGREQARAGGADGRGLEPSLREVADVMVRHATLLGEWIGDEARGVIDFRKHVAWYLKGFAVGSEMRKRLAITSSLEELRSGLDELDLNQPWPVGADGPRGRTSGNNRVVLPDGWLKDPYDCAGISEDAELDTSGG, via the coding sequence ATGTCCACGCCCGTCTCCGCGCCTGTCTCCCCGCCCGTGTCCCCGGCTGTGACCCCGACTGTGACTCCTTTGCAGGTCGGCCCGCACACCGTCTCGCCGCCCGTCGTCCTGGCCCCCATGGCCGGGATCACCAACGCGCCCTTCCGCACCCTGTGCAGGGAGTTCAGCGGGGGTAAGGGCCTGTTCGTCAGCGAGATGATCACGACTCGGGCGCTGGTCGAGCGCAACGACAAGACCATGCAGCTGATCCGTTTCGACGCGACCGAGACACCTCGCTCGATCCAGCTGTACGGCGTCGACCCGGCGACCGTCGGCAAGGCCGTCCGCATGATTGCGGAGGAGGGGCTCGCCGACCACATCGACCTCAACTTCGGCTGCCCCGTGCCGAAGGTCACCCGCAAGGGCGGCGGCTCGGCGCTGCCGTACAAGCGGAACCTGCTGCGGGCGATCCTGAAGGAGGCCGTCAGCGGGGCCGGCGACCTGCCCGTCACGATGAAGATGCGCAAGGGCATCGACGACGACCACATCACCTTCCTCGACGCCGGCCGCATCGCCGTCGAGGAGGGCGTCACGTCCATCGCGCTGCACGGCCGCACGGCCGCCCAGCACTACGGCGGTACGGCGGACTGGGACGCGATCGCGCGCCTGAAGGAGCATGTGCCAGAGATCCCCGTGCTCGGCAACGGCGACATCTGGTCGGCGCAGGACGCGCTGCGGATGGTGCGGGAGACCGGGTGCGACGGGGTCGTGGTCGGGCGCGGATGCCTCGGGCGTCCGTGGCTGTTCGCCGACCTCGTGGCAGCCTTCGAGGGACGTGAACAGGCCCGTGCCGGAGGCGCTGATGGACGCGGTCTGGAGCCGTCGTTGCGCGAGGTTGCCGATGTCATGGTGCGGCACGCGACACTGCTCGGTGAGTGGATCGGGGACGAGGCGCGGGGAGTCATCGACTTCCGCAAGCACGTCGCCTGGTATCTGAAGGGCTTCGCGGTCGGGAGCGAGATGCGCAAGCGCCTCGCGATCACGTCGTCGCTGGAGGAACTCCGGTCCGGGCTGGACGAGTTGGACCTCAACCAGCCCTGGCCCGTAGGCGCCGACGGGCCCCGCGGCCGTACGTCCGGCAACAACCGGGTGGTGTTGCCGGACGGTTGGCTGAAGGACCCGTACGACTGCGCGGGGATCAGCGAGGATGCCGAACTCGACACCTCGGGCGGCTAG
- a CDS encoding sulfatase-like hydrolase/transferase, with protein sequence MHAWRERHPVAAVTISWVVTFLAAVLVYVCLEMPNTLGQLRLMEFARLPAEAIMAAVILLSLPRRARIIVAAGFGALVGTIAVLNMFDMGFNEYLGRHFNIILDWSLFGDARGYLKDTFGGTATQVITVALIALIVVLIVLVALATVRLSNVLVTYKPIATKGTLIAGTVWITLTAFALEFHGIPLAADHTAGVIKYQVRAVQETLRDEAEFKKVAKVDAFGNTPGSQLVPDLRGKDMIFTFIESYGRSAIEDPIMAPGVDSTLAADTKALSKAGFAAKSGWLTSATYGGSSWLGHSTTMSGLWVSNQQRYRTVMASDHLSLTDAFKKTGDYDTVGVMPGIQKGWPEQSFYGLDKVYNAFQLGYQGPKFSWSTMPDQYALEQFQKQVHSKPRTDGKSLMSLLILTSSHQPWAPIPKLVPWDQLGNGSIFDSIEKAGNKASGVIADTTKSRQEYGKSIQYSVNSLTQWLERYGNDNTVLVFLGDHQPIARVSGNHASRDVPISIVAKDPKVLEKIDSWNWTDGLRPAHKAPVWKMSDFRDKFLTAYGSTPHPKTN encoded by the coding sequence ATGCACGCATGGCGCGAAAGGCACCCCGTAGCCGCGGTCACGATCTCCTGGGTCGTCACCTTCCTCGCCGCCGTGCTCGTCTACGTCTGCCTCGAAATGCCCAACACGCTGGGGCAGTTGAGGCTGATGGAGTTCGCGCGGCTTCCGGCCGAGGCGATCATGGCGGCGGTGATTCTGCTGAGTCTGCCGCGGCGGGCCCGGATCATCGTGGCCGCGGGATTCGGCGCTCTCGTCGGGACCATCGCCGTGTTGAACATGTTCGACATGGGGTTCAACGAATACCTGGGCCGACACTTCAACATCATCCTGGACTGGAGCCTGTTCGGGGACGCCCGCGGGTATCTGAAGGACACCTTCGGCGGGACGGCCACGCAGGTCATCACGGTCGCCCTCATCGCCCTCATCGTCGTACTGATCGTCCTCGTCGCGCTGGCGACCGTCCGGCTCAGCAACGTCCTGGTGACCTACAAGCCCATCGCGACCAAGGGCACCCTGATCGCCGGCACGGTGTGGATCACCCTCACCGCGTTCGCGCTGGAGTTCCACGGCATCCCGCTCGCCGCCGACCACACCGCCGGCGTCATCAAGTACCAGGTGCGCGCGGTGCAGGAAACCCTGCGCGACGAGGCCGAGTTCAAGAAGGTCGCCAAGGTCGACGCCTTCGGCAACACCCCCGGCAGCCAACTCGTCCCGGACCTCCGCGGCAAGGACATGATCTTCACCTTCATCGAGAGCTACGGCCGTAGCGCGATCGAGGACCCGATCATGGCGCCCGGCGTCGACTCGACGCTCGCCGCCGACACCAAGGCCCTCTCGAAGGCGGGCTTCGCCGCGAAGAGCGGCTGGCTGACCTCGGCGACCTACGGCGGCAGCAGCTGGCTCGGCCACTCCACCACCATGTCGGGCCTGTGGGTCAGTAACCAGCAGCGCTACCGCACGGTGATGGCCAGCGACCACCTGAGCCTGACCGACGCCTTCAAGAAGACCGGCGACTACGACACCGTCGGCGTGATGCCGGGCATCCAGAAGGGCTGGCCCGAGCAGAGCTTCTACGGCCTCGACAAGGTCTACAACGCCTTCCAACTCGGCTACCAGGGACCGAAGTTCAGCTGGTCGACGATGCCCGACCAGTACGCGCTGGAGCAGTTCCAGAAGCAGGTGCACAGCAAGCCCCGCACCGACGGCAAGTCGCTGATGTCCCTGCTGATCCTGACCTCCAGCCACCAGCCCTGGGCACCGATCCCGAAGCTCGTCCCCTGGGACCAGCTGGGCAACGGTTCGATCTTCGACTCGATCGAGAAGGCCGGCAACAAGGCGTCCGGCGTCATCGCCGACACCACCAAGTCCCGCCAGGAGTACGGCAAGTCGATCCAGTACTCGGTGAACTCCCTCACCCAGTGGCTGGAGCGCTACGGCAACGACAACACCGTGCTCGTCTTCCTCGGCGACCACCAGCCGATCGCCCGCGTCAGCGGCAACCACGCCAGCCGTGACGTCCCGATCTCGATCGTCGCCAAGGACCCCAAGGTCCTTGAGAAGATCGACAGTTGGAACTGGACCGACGGCCTGCGCCCCGCGCACAAGGCCCCGGTGTGGAAGATGAGCGACTTCCGCGACAAGTTCCTCACGGCGTACGGCTCGACGCCCCACCCGAAGACGAACTAG